Proteins from a genomic interval of Actinomycetota bacterium:
- the sufC gene encoding Fe-S cluster assembly ATPase SufC, with translation MSTPLFEVDGLHVSVEGHEILKGVDLAVEPGRVHALMGPNGSGKSTLANTLLANPDYEVTAGRIRFKGSDITEWPTDVRGKAGLFLAFQYPEEIPGVSVINFLRQALSARKGIDLSVLELRLAIMDWMKRLDMDPAFGDRYLNEGFSGGEKKRNEILQMAILEPEFAVLDETDSGLDIDALKVVARGVQEVRADRPELGVLLITHYQRILDYLEPDVVHILVDGRIVATGGPDLAVRLEEEGYDAWR, from the coding sequence GTGAGCACGCCCCTCTTCGAAGTCGACGGGCTCCACGTCTCGGTCGAGGGCCACGAGATCCTCAAGGGCGTCGACCTGGCCGTCGAGCCGGGTCGGGTGCACGCCCTCATGGGCCCCAACGGCTCGGGCAAGTCCACGCTCGCCAACACTCTCCTCGCCAACCCCGACTACGAGGTCACGGCCGGCCGCATCCGCTTCAAGGGCTCCGACATCACCGAATGGCCGACCGACGTGCGCGGCAAGGCCGGTCTCTTCCTCGCCTTCCAGTACCCCGAGGAGATCCCCGGCGTCAGCGTGATCAACTTCCTGCGTCAGGCGTTGTCGGCCCGCAAGGGGATCGACCTGTCCGTGCTCGAGCTGCGGCTGGCGATCATGGACTGGATGAAGCGTCTCGACATGGACCCGGCGTTCGGCGACCGCTACCTCAACGAGGGCTTCTCCGGCGGTGAGAAGAAACGAAACGAGATCCTGCAGATGGCGATCCTCGAGCCTGAGTTCGCGGTGCTCGACGAAACCGACTCGGGCCTCGACATCGACGCGCTCAAGGTGGTGGCGCGGGGTGTGCAGGAAGTGCGCGCCGACCGCCCCGAGTTGGGCGTGCTGCTCATCACGCACTACCAGCGCATCCTCGACTACCTCGAGCCCGACGTGGTGCACATCCTCGTCGACGGCCGCATCGTCGCGACTGGAGGCCCCGACCTGGCCGTCCGCCTCGAGGAGGAGGGGTACGACGCATGGCGCTAG
- a CDS encoding MFS transporter, whose amino-acid sequence MTNASLRPLHQRNFALVWSAALVSNIGSWMQTVAVGVFVTDVTHQAKWTGLVAAAAFVPIGFLSPVGGAMADRVDRRRWMLLTTVGETIFAALLALLVGLHVAGPGGVTVLVFLGGCMTAVGIPAYQAMLPDLVAKDDLLAAISLTSAQFNFGRVVGPALAGVVIALGSYTLAFALNAASFFAVIVALLFVRLPPRHADGDTSGLWARIKQGARTARREPGCRMAIFLIGVTAFLLSPFIALVPAVALKLFDNEKTGTAILITAQGIGAVAGALALAPLAARYGRRRVLVVNLFVLPGLLALYAATPTLWLAAVALFAVGAGYIGVLSGLMTVVQLRAPNATRGRVLSLFMVSLGTVYPIGAVVQGALGDQIGLRATTIGCAAVFFVLFAALVLRAPHLVAALDDPPAADGPITPPDETSTAAAPVA is encoded by the coding sequence GTGACCAACGCCTCGCTGCGGCCCCTGCACCAGCGGAACTTCGCGCTCGTGTGGAGTGCGGCCCTCGTGTCGAACATCGGGTCGTGGATGCAGACGGTCGCGGTCGGGGTCTTCGTCACCGACGTCACCCACCAGGCCAAATGGACGGGCCTCGTGGCTGCGGCCGCCTTTGTACCCATCGGCTTTCTCTCGCCCGTGGGTGGGGCCATGGCCGACCGCGTCGACCGGCGCCGGTGGATGCTGCTCACGACCGTGGGCGAGACGATCTTCGCCGCGCTGCTGGCGCTCCTGGTCGGCCTGCACGTGGCCGGGCCCGGCGGGGTCACGGTGCTGGTGTTCCTCGGCGGGTGCATGACCGCGGTCGGCATCCCCGCCTACCAGGCGATGCTGCCCGACCTCGTCGCCAAGGACGACCTGCTCGCCGCCATCTCGCTCACGTCGGCCCAATTCAACTTCGGTCGCGTGGTGGGGCCGGCCCTCGCGGGAGTGGTCATCGCGCTGGGCAGCTACACGCTCGCCTTCGCGCTGAATGCGGCCTCGTTCTTCGCGGTGATCGTCGCGCTGCTATTCGTGCGGCTGCCGCCGCGGCACGCAGACGGCGATACCAGCGGCCTCTGGGCACGCATCAAGCAAGGGGCACGCACCGCCCGGCGCGAGCCCGGGTGCCGGATGGCGATCTTCCTCATCGGCGTCACCGCCTTCCTGCTCTCGCCGTTCATCGCGCTGGTCCCGGCGGTCGCGCTCAAGCTCTTCGACAACGAGAAGACGGGCACTGCGATCCTCATCACGGCCCAAGGCATCGGTGCGGTTGCCGGCGCGCTCGCGCTCGCGCCGCTCGCGGCGCGCTACGGCCGCCGGCGGGTGCTCGTCGTGAACCTGTTCGTGCTGCCGGGGCTGCTGGCGCTGTACGCCGCGACCCCGACGCTGTGGCTGGCCGCCGTCGCCCTCTTCGCGGTGGGGGCCGGGTACATCGGCGTCCTGTCGGGGTTGATGACCGTCGTGCAGCTGCGTGCCCCCAACGCCACGCGCGGACGCGTGCTGAGCCTCTTCATGGTCTCGCTCGGCACCGTGTACCCGATCGGCGCGGTCGTGCAGGGCGCGTTGGGCGACCAGATCGGCCTGCGCGCCACCACCATCGGCTGCGCGGCCGTGTTCTTCGTGCTGTTCGCCGCGCTCGTGCTGCGGGCCCCCCACCTCGTCGCCGCCCTCGACGACCCGCCGGCGGCCGACGGGCCGATCACCCCGCCCGACGAGACCTCGACCGCGGCCGCACCGGTGGCCTGA
- a CDS encoding acyl-CoA dehydrogenase, translated as MNFAFSEEQEELRRTVRSFLEQKSPSAEVRRLMETTEGYDPDVWGQMGSQLGLQGLAVPEEYGGSGYGYIELVVVLEEMGRALLCAPYFSTVALAANAVLHSGDDAAKKELLPGIASGDTIATVAFTEDSGRWDADGITMTATKSGDGWTLDGHKMFVIDGHTANVIIVAARTDKGVSLFTVGGDASGLTRTALTTMDQTRKQARLELSGVSAKLLGTEGAGWDTLSRMLDLAAVALAAEQVGGAQKVLEMSVEYAKVRVQFGRPIGSFQAIKHKCADMLLEVESAKSAAYYAGWAAAELNDELPVVASLAKAYCSDAYFHAAAENIQIHGGIGFTWEHDAHLYFKRAKSSELLFGDPTYHRELLAQRIGI; from the coding sequence GTGAACTTCGCGTTCAGCGAGGAGCAGGAAGAGCTCCGCAGGACCGTCCGCAGCTTCCTCGAGCAGAAGTCGCCGTCCGCCGAGGTGCGGCGCCTGATGGAGACCACCGAGGGCTACGACCCCGACGTATGGGGCCAGATGGGCAGCCAGCTCGGTCTGCAGGGCCTCGCGGTCCCCGAGGAGTACGGCGGATCGGGCTACGGCTACATCGAGCTCGTCGTGGTGCTCGAGGAGATGGGTCGCGCCCTGCTCTGCGCGCCCTACTTCTCCACCGTCGCGTTGGCCGCCAACGCCGTCCTGCACTCGGGTGACGACGCCGCCAAGAAGGAGCTGCTGCCGGGCATCGCGAGCGGCGACACCATCGCCACCGTCGCGTTCACCGAGGACAGCGGCCGATGGGACGCCGACGGCATCACCATGACGGCGACGAAGTCAGGCGACGGCTGGACGCTCGACGGCCACAAGATGTTCGTCATCGACGGACACACCGCCAACGTCATCATCGTCGCGGCGCGCACCGACAAGGGTGTCTCGCTGTTCACGGTCGGGGGCGACGCGAGCGGCCTCACGCGCACGGCGCTGACGACGATGGACCAGACGCGCAAGCAGGCGCGCCTCGAGCTCTCAGGTGTCTCCGCCAAGCTCCTCGGCACCGAGGGAGCCGGCTGGGACACGCTGTCGCGCATGCTCGACCTCGCGGCCGTCGCGCTCGCCGCCGAGCAGGTCGGAGGGGCGCAGAAGGTGCTGGAGATGTCGGTCGAGTACGCCAAGGTGCGGGTGCAGTTCGGCCGGCCCATCGGCAGCTTCCAGGCGATCAAGCACAAGTGCGCCGACATGCTGCTCGAGGTCGAGTCGGCCAAGTCGGCTGCGTACTACGCGGGCTGGGCGGCGGCCGAGCTGAACGACGAGCTACCGGTGGTCGCCTCGCTCGCCAAGGCCTACTGCTCGGATGCGTACTTCCACGCCGCGGCCGAGAACATCCAGATCCACGGTGGCATCGGCTTCACGTGGGAGCACGACGCCCACCTCTACTTCAAGCGGGCCAAGTCGTCCGAGCTCCTGTTTGGCGACCCGACGTACCACCGCGAGCTGCTGGCTCAGCGCATCGGTATCTGA
- a CDS encoding amidohydrolase, with product MAGRQAQPAGPRPRPCRRPLSDRRADGVRAVRRLRSRHAARGAQPRLSGMPPLRGRSRSRVKAIDFHVHLSTVEWMVDSLGPLREATERHFRTEVPIRTVDEMAEEFRADDVLGVLLAWDAESAMGLPPLTNDFVADCVHRHPDAFVGFASVDPWKGKAARDELRRAVTDLGLCGLKLHPSCQGFAPNERRFYDLYAVAVELGIPVIFHTGTTGLGAGVPGGGGIKLGYSRPILLDDVAADFPELQIVGAHPSWPWQDEMLAVAQHKTNVWIDLSGWSPRRWAPALTQAVLGPLQDRALFGTDYPFIRFAKWLDAFRSHEPSSEVEEKVLRENARRLLHI from the coding sequence ATGGCTGGGCGACAAGCGCAACCAGCGGGCCCACGACCTCGACCATGTCGTCGACCGCTGTCGGATCGACGAGCTGATGGAGTCCGAGCAGTTCGCCGCCTTCGGTCCCGACACGCTGCCCGAGGCGCGCAACCGCGGCTATCGGGCATGCCCCCACTGCGCGGGCGATCCCGGTCCCGCGTGAAGGCGATCGACTTCCACGTCCACCTCTCGACGGTGGAGTGGATGGTCGACTCGCTCGGACCGCTGCGGGAGGCGACCGAGCGCCACTTCCGCACCGAGGTGCCGATCCGCACGGTCGACGAGATGGCCGAGGAGTTCCGCGCCGACGACGTGCTCGGTGTGTTGCTGGCCTGGGACGCGGAGAGCGCCATGGGCCTGCCCCCGCTCACCAACGACTTCGTGGCCGACTGCGTGCACCGCCACCCCGACGCGTTCGTGGGCTTCGCCTCGGTCGACCCGTGGAAGGGGAAGGCGGCGCGCGACGAGCTGCGGCGGGCGGTCACCGACCTGGGCCTGTGTGGTCTCAAGCTCCACCCCAGTTGCCAGGGCTTCGCACCCAACGAGCGTCGCTTCTACGACCTCTACGCCGTTGCCGTCGAGCTCGGCATACCCGTCATCTTCCATACCGGCACCACCGGATTGGGGGCAGGAGTGCCCGGGGGCGGAGGGATCAAACTCGGTTACTCGCGGCCGATCCTGCTCGACGACGTGGCGGCCGACTTCCCCGAGCTCCAGATCGTCGGCGCCCACCCCTCGTGGCCTTGGCAGGACGAGATGTTGGCCGTGGCTCAGCACAAGACGAACGTGTGGATCGACCTCTCGGGTTGGTCGCCGCGCCGCTGGGCCCCCGCGCTCACTCAGGCCGTGCTCGGTCCGCTGCAGGACCGCGCCCTGTTCGGCACCGACTATCCGTTCATTCGCTTCGCCAAGTGGCTCGACGCCTTTCGTTCCCACGAGCCGTCATCCGAGGTGGAGGAGAAGGTGCTCCGCGAAAATGCGAGGAGGCTTTTGCACATCTGA
- a CDS encoding SUF system NifU family Fe-S cluster assembly protein, producing the protein MPGLEDLYREIILDHYRHPRNRGELDAPPAHRVEGFNPLCGDEVVVYLDVDEAGDVTDIKINGQGCSISQSSASMMSAAVKGKSAADTRRLIRAFKALMSIHEQKLDGDGNETGESEAVAPDPEVPLGDLEALQGVVRFPVRIKCATLSWNTLAQALDEAEAGAEAKAD; encoded by the coding sequence ATGCCCGGTCTCGAAGACCTCTACCGCGAGATCATCCTCGACCACTACCGCCATCCGCGGAACCGTGGAGAGCTCGACGCGCCACCGGCCCACCGGGTCGAGGGCTTCAACCCGCTCTGCGGCGACGAGGTCGTCGTCTATCTCGACGTAGACGAAGCCGGCGACGTCACCGACATCAAGATCAACGGCCAGGGCTGCTCGATCAGCCAGTCGTCCGCGTCGATGATGTCCGCCGCGGTGAAGGGCAAGTCCGCCGCCGACACCCGCCGCCTGATCCGCGCCTTCAAGGCCCTCATGTCGATCCACGAGCAGAAGCTCGACGGCGACGGCAACGAGACCGGCGAGAGCGAGGCGGTCGCGCCCGACCCCGAGGTCCCGCTCGGCGACCTCGAGGCGCTGCAGGGCGTGGTGAGGTTCCCGGTGCGCATCAAGTGCGCCACTCTCTCCTGGAACACCCTGGCCCAGGCGCTCGACGAGGCCGAGGCCGGCGCCGAGGCCAAAGCCGACTGA
- a CDS encoding MBL fold metallo-hydrolase: protein MHYEDTQAEITKLVVGPMDNNVFVVRCRQTGEAVLLDAANEHEKLLELCERLNVRKVLETHGHWDHIQAVPAVRDAGYEVGVTQADAAMLPSYDFVLEDDSVIHVGRLRLHTTLTPGHTPGSMCFRIEGSPVLLAGDTLFPGGPGNTSFEGGDFDTIIRSIDDRLFSKLPDDTIVMPGHGDDTTIGAERPHLQEWVDRGW, encoded by the coding sequence ATGCACTACGAGGACACGCAAGCCGAGATCACCAAGCTCGTCGTCGGGCCTATGGACAACAACGTTTTCGTCGTCCGCTGCAGGCAGACGGGCGAGGCCGTGCTGCTCGACGCGGCCAACGAGCACGAGAAGCTGCTCGAGCTGTGCGAGCGGCTCAACGTGCGCAAGGTGCTCGAGACCCACGGCCACTGGGATCACATCCAGGCGGTTCCCGCGGTGCGCGACGCGGGCTACGAGGTCGGCGTCACCCAGGCCGACGCAGCCATGCTCCCGTCCTACGACTTCGTGCTCGAGGACGATTCGGTGATCCACGTGGGCCGGCTGCGCCTCCACACCACGCTCACGCCCGGCCACACGCCCGGGTCGATGTGCTTCCGCATCGAAGGCTCGCCGGTGCTGCTCGCGGGCGACACCCTGTTCCCCGGCGGCCCGGGCAACACGTCGTTCGAGGGCGGCGACTTCGACACCATCATCCGCTCCATCGACGATCGCCTGTTCTCCAAGCTCCCCGACGACACGATCGTCATGCCCGGCCACGGCGACGACACCACGATCGGCGCGGAGCGACCCCATCTGCAGGAGTGGGTCGACCGGGGCTGGTGA
- a CDS encoding amylo-alpha-1,6-glucosidase, translated as MADPWTFEGESPSLGGPTGTVTLVQGSSFCISSRSGDVLPDRPHGLFFRDTRFLSRFELRIHGQQPEPLTADSTDPFSATFVLRTRPRAGRADSTLTIMRYRYVGRGMREDIVVSNYGEEAAYCSVELQLDADFADLFVVKEGRVEPSGDATVESVDGGIDFGWQRGAVRRGAQVRFSQPAQVAVNLAVFEVIVPPRGTWSTCMQLSPVMDQGVVEPRYRCGQPVERAEPQERLQRWRRTVPAVETDFTPLQFVVRRSAEDLGALRIFDPDYPERAVVAAGAPWFMTLFGRDSLITSWFALIVDPDLALGVLQTLARFQGRQVDPITEEEPGRILHEMRFGDAPSLSLGGGQVYYGTADATPLFVMLLGELRRWGLAREAVDSLLPAADRAMEWIEHFGDRDGDGYVEYQRTSDRGLRNQGWKDSWDAIRFADGRLGQPPLALCEVQAYVYGAYLARAHFAHEMDDPATETRFRAKARDLKTAFNRDFWLEERGWYAMGLDADKAPLDALTSNIGHCLWTGIVDEDKAPLVAERLLSADMFNGWGVRTLAASMTGYNPISYHNGSIWPHDNAIIAAGLMRYGFVEDAQRVVMGLLDAAAKQAYRLPELFAGMGRDEVPFPVSYPSSCSPQAWAAAAPLSFLRTLLRLDPWVPYGKVWVDPVLPRRIGYLRVDRIPLAGSRVTVEVDHDEVKVEGLAPDLELIRHPRNPLTA; from the coding sequence ATGGCCGATCCATGGACCTTCGAGGGGGAGAGCCCCTCGCTCGGCGGCCCGACCGGCACCGTGACCCTCGTCCAGGGCTCGTCGTTCTGCATCTCCTCCCGATCGGGCGACGTGCTGCCCGACCGTCCCCACGGCCTCTTCTTCCGCGACACCCGCTTCCTCTCGCGCTTCGAGCTGCGCATCCACGGCCAGCAGCCCGAGCCGTTGACCGCGGACAGCACCGACCCCTTCAGCGCCACCTTCGTGCTCCGCACCCGACCCCGGGCCGGACGGGCCGACAGCACGCTCACGATCATGCGCTACCGCTACGTCGGCAGGGGCATGCGCGAGGACATCGTCGTCTCGAACTACGGCGAGGAGGCCGCCTACTGCTCCGTCGAGCTGCAGCTCGACGCCGACTTCGCGGATCTCTTCGTCGTCAAGGAGGGCCGCGTCGAACCCTCGGGTGACGCCACGGTCGAGTCGGTCGACGGTGGCATCGACTTCGGATGGCAGCGGGGCGCAGTGCGCCGCGGCGCCCAGGTGCGGTTCAGCCAGCCCGCACAGGTGGCCGTGAATCTCGCGGTGTTCGAGGTGATCGTGCCGCCGCGCGGCACCTGGTCGACGTGCATGCAGCTCTCTCCGGTGATGGACCAGGGCGTCGTCGAGCCGCGCTATCGCTGCGGCCAGCCGGTGGAGCGGGCCGAGCCCCAGGAACGGCTGCAGCGGTGGCGCCGGACGGTTCCCGCGGTGGAGACCGACTTCACGCCTCTGCAATTCGTCGTGCGGCGCAGCGCCGAGGACCTCGGTGCGCTGCGCATCTTCGACCCCGACTACCCCGAGCGCGCGGTGGTGGCGGCAGGCGCGCCGTGGTTCATGACGCTCTTCGGTCGCGACTCCCTGATCACGTCGTGGTTCGCGCTGATCGTCGACCCCGACCTCGCGTTGGGCGTGCTGCAGACCCTCGCCCGCTTCCAGGGCCGGCAGGTCGACCCGATCACCGAGGAGGAGCCGGGACGCATCCTCCACGAGATGCGCTTCGGCGACGCGCCGTCGCTCTCGCTCGGCGGCGGTCAGGTGTACTACGGCACCGCCGACGCGACACCGCTGTTCGTGATGCTGCTCGGCGAGCTGCGCCGCTGGGGTCTGGCGCGCGAGGCGGTCGACAGCCTGTTGCCCGCCGCCGACCGCGCCATGGAGTGGATCGAGCACTTCGGCGACCGCGACGGCGACGGCTACGTCGAGTACCAGCGCACCAGCGACCGGGGTCTGCGGAACCAGGGTTGGAAGGACTCGTGGGACGCCATCCGCTTCGCCGACGGGCGCCTGGGCCAGCCCCCCCTCGCGCTCTGCGAGGTGCAGGCCTACGTCTACGGCGCCTACCTGGCCCGCGCCCACTTCGCCCACGAGATGGACGACCCCGCCACGGAGACGCGCTTCCGCGCCAAGGCGCGCGACCTGAAGACCGCGTTCAACCGCGACTTCTGGCTCGAGGAGCGCGGTTGGTACGCGATGGGCCTCGACGCGGACAAGGCACCGCTCGACGCGCTCACGTCCAACATCGGCCACTGCCTCTGGACCGGCATCGTCGACGAAGACAAGGCACCGCTCGTGGCCGAGCGCCTGCTGTCCGCCGACATGTTCAACGGCTGGGGGGTGCGCACGCTCGCCGCGTCGATGACGGGTTACAACCCGATCAGCTACCACAACGGGTCGATCTGGCCCCACGACAACGCGATCATCGCCGCCGGCCTCATGCGCTACGGGTTCGTCGAGGACGCGCAACGGGTCGTCATGGGCCTGCTCGACGCCGCCGCCAAGCAGGCCTACCGGTTACCCGAGCTGTTCGCGGGGATGGGCCGCGACGAGGTGCCGTTCCCGGTGAGCTACCCGTCGTCGTGCTCGCCCCAGGCCTGGGCCGCGGCGGCACCGCTCTCGTTTCTCCGCACGCTGCTCCGACTCGACCCGTGGGTGCCGTACGGCAAGGTCTGGGTCGACCCGGTGCTGCCCAGGCGCATCGGCTACCTCCGCGTCGACCGCATCCCGCTGGCCGGCTCGCGCGTGACCGTCGAGGTCGACCACGACGAGGTCAAGGTGGAGGGGCTGGCGCCGGACCTCGAGCTCATTCGTCATCCGCGCAACCCGCTCACCGCGTAG
- a CDS encoding acyl-CoA dehydrogenase, translating into MDFRFSPEDEAFRAEVRAWLGEHLVGEYAAIGDVGGPADETGWDVRLEWEKELGKGGWIGLAWPEAVGGRGATVTQELIFNEEYALAHAPARVSFFGEGLLGPTIIAFGSDEQKARFLPGILQSTELWCQGFSEPDAGSDLANIKTRAVLDGEEWVINGQKVWTTLAHHADWCFVVCRTDPDAPKHKGLSFLLCPMRQPGVDVKPLKQLTGSAEFNEVFFTDARTSADLVVGGVHNGWKVAMGTLGFERGTAFLSRQLQFGSEMQRVIEFARKQGLTGDPLVRQQLADAYIGLQIMRYNGFRALTTMLATGSPGPEASISKLYWSTWHRNLGEMEMQLMGPWSEVLSSSATYEPDGFQKTFLESRAETIYTGSTEIQKNIIGERVLGLPREPAVS; encoded by the coding sequence GTGGACTTCCGCTTCAGCCCCGAAGACGAGGCCTTCCGCGCCGAGGTTCGTGCCTGGCTGGGCGAGCACCTCGTCGGTGAGTATGCCGCGATCGGCGACGTCGGGGGGCCGGCCGACGAGACGGGCTGGGACGTCCGGCTGGAGTGGGAGAAGGAGCTCGGCAAGGGCGGCTGGATCGGGCTGGCCTGGCCCGAGGCCGTCGGGGGCCGAGGGGCCACCGTCACCCAGGAGCTGATCTTCAACGAGGAGTACGCGCTGGCCCACGCACCCGCACGGGTGAGCTTCTTCGGCGAGGGCCTGCTCGGTCCCACGATCATCGCCTTCGGCTCCGACGAGCAGAAGGCGCGGTTCCTCCCCGGCATCCTGCAGTCCACCGAGCTCTGGTGCCAGGGCTTCAGCGAGCCCGACGCCGGCTCCGACCTGGCCAACATCAAGACGCGCGCCGTGCTCGACGGCGAGGAGTGGGTGATCAACGGCCAGAAGGTGTGGACCACCCTCGCCCACCACGCCGACTGGTGCTTCGTCGTGTGCCGTACCGACCCCGACGCTCCGAAGCACAAAGGCCTTTCGTTCCTGCTCTGTCCCATGCGCCAGCCCGGCGTCGACGTGAAGCCGCTGAAGCAGCTGACGGGCTCGGCCGAGTTCAACGAGGTCTTCTTCACCGACGCGCGCACGAGCGCCGATCTGGTGGTGGGCGGGGTCCACAACGGCTGGAAGGTCGCCATGGGCACGCTCGGGTTCGAGCGCGGTACCGCGTTCCTCTCGCGCCAGCTCCAGTTCGGAAGCGAGATGCAGCGCGTCATCGAGTTCGCCCGCAAGCAGGGCCTCACCGGCGACCCGCTCGTGCGCCAGCAGCTGGCCGACGCCTACATCGGTCTGCAGATCATGCGCTACAACGGCTTCCGGGCGCTGACCACCATGCTCGCCACCGGCAGCCCCGGCCCGGAGGCCTCGATCAGCAAGCTCTACTGGTCGACCTGGCACCGCAACCTCGGCGAGATGGAGATGCAGCTGATGGGCCCGTGGTCCGAGGTGCTGAGTTCGAGCGCGACGTACGAGCCGGACGGGTTCCAGAAGACGTTCCTCGAGAGCCGGGCCGAGACGATCTACACGGGCTCGACGGAGATCCAGAAGAACATCATCGGTGAGCGGGTGCTCGGGTTGCCCCGAGAGCCCGCCGTTTCGTAG
- a CDS encoding isocitrate lyase/PEP mutase family protein: MAGVYDALTARLAVEAGFDVVFVSGYCTAATQLGLPDFGYLTQTEIADTARRVCRSVRGTAVVVDGDTGYGNPLNVIRTVELFEEAGAAGIFLEDQQWPKKCGHMAGKRIVPAEEWLGKLQAAVDHRDRLFVVARTDARAVVGLDEACRRAQAAAAIGVDAVFVEAPESTDDMRAIAEATPGCTRVANMIETGKTPLLTPGELHDLGFDLVVSPLTGLLAATRALARAYEVLRREGTLRDHLELVTTFDDFGSVIDLERHYGLEARYTDAGS; the protein is encoded by the coding sequence ATGGCGGGCGTCTACGACGCATTGACCGCTCGCCTCGCGGTGGAGGCGGGCTTCGACGTGGTGTTCGTGTCGGGTTACTGCACCGCCGCGACCCAGTTGGGTCTGCCCGACTTCGGGTACCTGACGCAGACCGAGATCGCCGACACGGCCCGACGCGTGTGCCGCTCCGTGCGCGGCACCGCGGTCGTGGTCGACGGCGACACCGGCTACGGCAACCCGCTCAACGTCATCCGCACGGTCGAGCTGTTCGAGGAAGCGGGCGCGGCCGGCATCTTCCTCGAGGACCAGCAGTGGCCCAAGAAGTGCGGGCACATGGCGGGCAAGCGGATCGTGCCGGCCGAGGAATGGCTGGGCAAGCTCCAGGCCGCCGTCGACCATCGCGACCGTCTCTTCGTCGTGGCTCGCACCGACGCGCGGGCGGTCGTCGGGCTCGACGAAGCCTGCCGGCGGGCCCAGGCGGCCGCCGCCATCGGCGTCGACGCCGTCTTCGTCGAGGCGCCGGAGTCGACCGACGACATGCGCGCGATCGCGGAGGCCACACCCGGCTGCACCCGGGTCGCCAACATGATCGAGACGGGCAAGACCCCGCTCCTCACGCCGGGAGAGCTGCACGATCTCGGCTTCGACCTCGTCGTCTCACCGCTCACCGGGCTGCTCGCCGCCACCCGGGCGCTGGCGCGGGCCTACGAGGTGCTGCGCCGGGAGGGCACGTTGCGCGATCACCTCGAGCTCGTCACCACGTTCGACGACTTCGGGAGCGTCATCGACCTCGAGCGTCACTACGGGCTGGAGGCTCGCTACACCGACGCCGGGTCGTGA
- the sufS gene encoding SufS family cysteine desulfurase — translation MALDDSNGSALDIVAIKKDFPILEIEVHDGKRLVYLDSASSSQKPRVVLDAMEHYYETTHANVHRGVYSIAEEATALYEGARARVMRFIGARSPREVVFTKNVTEAINLVAYAWGRANLHEGDAVLLSEIEHHANLVPWLMLKEERGIELRFIPMAADFTLDLDDLDRLVDGVKLVGVTAMSNVLGTLTPVRRLADAAHAAGALLLVDGAQLLPHVATDVAALDCDFLGFTGHKMLGPTGIGVLWAREALLEAMPAFLGGGEMIRDVSLDGWLPNELPWKFEAGTMPIAEAIGLHAAIDYLDGLGMEAVREHEVSLTAYALRTLTRRHGDRITIYGPSEPDQRGGVISFSFGGIHPHDISQVLDQHGVCVRAGHHCAKPLMRRLGVAATARASLYVYNDEADVDALADALDSTADLFLTP, via the coding sequence ATGGCGCTAGACGACTCCAACGGGTCCGCACTCGACATCGTCGCGATCAAGAAGGACTTCCCGATCCTCGAGATCGAGGTGCACGACGGCAAGCGCCTCGTCTACCTCGACTCCGCGTCGAGCTCGCAGAAGCCCCGCGTCGTGCTCGACGCCATGGAGCACTATTACGAGACGACGCACGCCAACGTCCATCGCGGCGTGTACTCGATCGCGGAGGAGGCGACCGCGCTCTACGAGGGCGCCCGTGCCCGCGTGATGCGGTTCATCGGCGCCCGCTCGCCCCGCGAGGTCGTGTTCACCAAGAACGTCACCGAGGCCATCAACCTGGTGGCCTACGCGTGGGGTCGCGCCAACCTGCACGAGGGCGACGCCGTGCTCCTCTCCGAGATCGAGCACCACGCCAACCTCGTCCCGTGGCTCATGCTGAAGGAGGAGCGGGGCATCGAGCTGCGCTTCATACCGATGGCCGCCGACTTCACGCTCGACCTCGACGACCTCGACCGTCTCGTCGACGGCGTGAAGCTGGTGGGCGTCACCGCCATGTCGAACGTGCTCGGCACCCTCACGCCGGTGCGCCGCCTGGCCGACGCGGCCCACGCGGCCGGCGCGCTTCTGCTCGTCGACGGCGCCCAGCTCCTGCCCCACGTGGCCACCGACGTGGCCGCGCTCGACTGCGACTTCCTGGGCTTCACCGGCCACAAGATGCTGGGCCCCACGGGCATCGGCGTCCTGTGGGCGCGTGAGGCGCTGCTCGAGGCCATGCCCGCCTTCCTCGGCGGCGGCGAGATGATCCGCGACGTGAGCCTCGACGGCTGGCTCCCCAACGAGCTCCCCTGGAAGTTCGAGGCGGGCACCATGCCCATCGCCGAGGCCATCGGCCTCCATGCCGCCATCGACTACCTCGACGGGTTGGGGATGGAGGCGGTGCGCGAGCACGAGGTCTCCCTCACGGCGTACGCGTTGCGAACCCTCACCCGGCGTCACGGCGATCGCATCACGATCTACGGCCCCTCCGAGCCCGACCAGCGGGGCGGGGTCATCTCCTTCTCCTTCGGCGGCATCCACCCGCACGACATCTCCCAGGTGCTCGATCAGCACGGTGTCTGCGTGCGCGCCGGGCACCACTGCGCCAAGCCGTTGATGCGCCGGCTCGGCGTGGCCGCCACTGCCCGCGCCTCGCTCTACGTCTACAACGACGAGGCCGACGTCGATGCCCTGGCCGACGCGCTCGACTCCACCGCCGACCTCTTCCTCACACCGTAG